In the Chryseobacterium sp. MYb264 genome, one interval contains:
- a CDS encoding carbohydrate porin: MKKKLLKSYFLIIFLISQLNYAQIQITNKKFSFGTTGRIGVGYSPNADGRTGRQLNLDNQGSLGGRMDQGDYVDFLPTFHFTPVVGGDSTKATKIDLQTRLSFYSGGTFLGNVDTKSNRGMIIALPEAFVEARNIMGSDWDVWAGSRWLRYDDVHIADYFYFDDHSATGWGIRHKNTRFSMFFPAVIDTAASNSTPYSYTNIISGTKNLIYRQREVFILEHILPFKNNNLKFLAEFHNVDRSGKNSVEQYPSDHGWVLGVKLNTDLKTKLPGSFNQISLRYGTGIANGGDAGNTQTWRTYGAPDEQTGKYNGAYSLTAVEHILLNLSNRWSLNAYAVYTQSKGGSDSNNKAVDYYKRDIFNKKSEFNTGVRATYYFNNWFHILSELHYAVRKDGTQNPASMMKLVLAPTIVPTAERSVWARPHIRLIAEVSRYNDQAMNLLYSPFLQQSGAKRFGTYLGVRTEWWIF; this comes from the coding sequence ATGAAAAAGAAACTTTTGAAAAGCTATTTTCTAATCATATTTCTGATCAGCCAGTTAAACTATGCCCAGATTCAAATTACGAATAAGAAGTTTTCATTTGGGACCACCGGGAGAATTGGTGTTGGGTATTCACCCAACGCAGACGGGCGTACAGGTAGGCAACTGAACCTTGATAACCAGGGTTCGTTGGGTGGAAGGATGGATCAGGGGGATTACGTGGACTTCTTACCAACCTTTCATTTTACGCCGGTTGTCGGGGGTGACAGTACAAAAGCTACAAAAATAGATCTCCAGACCAGACTAAGCTTTTATTCGGGAGGCACATTTTTGGGAAATGTAGATACAAAATCTAACAGAGGAATGATTATCGCTTTGCCGGAAGCATTTGTGGAAGCCAGAAATATCATGGGAAGCGATTGGGATGTATGGGCAGGATCACGATGGTTGAGATATGATGATGTGCATATCGCGGACTATTTTTATTTTGATGATCATTCAGCAACAGGCTGGGGAATCAGGCATAAAAATACAAGATTTTCTATGTTTTTTCCTGCGGTTATTGATACTGCAGCCAGCAACTCTACACCTTATTCCTATACCAACATCATCAGCGGGACCAAGAATTTAATTTACAGACAACGGGAAGTCTTCATTCTGGAGCATATCCTGCCTTTTAAAAATAATAATCTGAAATTTCTGGCCGAGTTTCATAACGTTGACCGATCAGGCAAAAATTCGGTAGAACAATATCCTTCCGATCATGGTTGGGTATTGGGTGTAAAATTGAATACAGATCTTAAAACAAAGCTTCCGGGTTCTTTCAATCAGATTTCACTGCGTTATGGAACTGGTATCGCCAATGGCGGAGATGCAGGAAATACCCAGACCTGGAGAACCTATGGAGCACCTGATGAACAGACAGGAAAATATAACGGAGCGTATTCCCTAACCGCTGTGGAGCATATTTTGTTAAATCTTTCAAACCGATGGTCATTGAACGCGTATGCTGTTTATACCCAAAGTAAAGGAGGTTCCGACAGTAATAATAAGGCCGTGGATTATTATAAAAGAGATATATTTAACAAAAAATCAGAGTTTAATACAGGGGTTAGAGCAACGTATTATTTCAATAACTGGTTTCATATTTTATCTGAACTGCATTATGCAGTACGAAAAGACGGAACACAAAATCCTGCATCTATGATGAAACTGGTATTAGCCCCTACAATTGTTCCTACAGCCGAAAGAAGCGTTTGGGCAAGACCGCATATCAGATTGATTGCCGAAGTTTCAAGATATAATGACCAGGCAATGAATTTACTTTATTCTCCATTTCTCCAACAGTCCGGTGCTAAACGATTCGGAACCTATTTGGGAGTTAGAACGGAATGGTGGATATTTTAA
- a CDS encoding sugar MFS transporter, which translates to MKSVKFTERKYVIILSFVTSLFFFWAVALTMGDVLNKHFQNVLHISKAKSGLVQLSIFGAYALMGIPAGLFMKKFGYKKGVILGLTLFAGGAFLFVPAADNSSFTFFRIALFILALGMATLETVAHPFVAALGDERTSDQRVNFAQSFNGLGAIMGPLLGGIFIFGGSGDDHSLDSVKSLYTWIGIIVLVLAIIFFFIKVPELKDPHAEEIELAEHAAGENEEAAVDSGAPLWKQKHFLWAVVAQFFNVAAQGGTWAFFINYGVEKMHLQETEASYYFSLSMAMMMIGRFIGTFLMKYIAPNKVLAIFTSCNIVLCLIISQSFGWVSFISLILLNFFLSVMYPTIFSLGLKKLGGKVAQASSFLVMAMFGGAFFTPIMGIIAEKDVAHSFLLPIICYVIIVLFALKFYKPKTSR; encoded by the coding sequence ATGAAGTCAGTAAAATTCACTGAAAGAAAGTATGTGATCATACTTTCTTTCGTTACCTCTCTGTTCTTTTTCTGGGCGGTTGCTTTAACAATGGGGGATGTACTTAATAAGCATTTTCAGAATGTTTTACATATCTCAAAAGCCAAATCCGGACTGGTACAGCTTTCTATTTTCGGAGCTTACGCACTGATGGGAATTCCTGCCGGATTATTCATGAAAAAATTCGGGTATAAAAAAGGAGTTATTTTAGGGCTGACATTATTTGCCGGCGGAGCTTTTTTATTTGTGCCGGCCGCGGATAATTCCTCTTTCACATTTTTCAGAATTGCCCTTTTTATTCTGGCACTGGGAATGGCAACACTAGAAACAGTAGCGCACCCTTTTGTGGCAGCTTTGGGTGATGAACGCACGAGCGATCAGAGAGTCAATTTCGCCCAGTCATTCAACGGGCTGGGAGCTATTATGGGGCCTCTACTTGGCGGAATCTTTATTTTCGGAGGTTCGGGAGACGACCATTCGCTGGACTCGGTTAAAAGTCTATACACATGGATTGGAATTATTGTATTGGTTTTGGCCATCATTTTTTTCTTTATTAAAGTTCCGGAACTTAAGGATCCTCATGCTGAAGAGATTGAACTGGCAGAGCATGCCGCCGGTGAAAATGAAGAAGCCGCGGTTGATTCCGGTGCTCCGCTTTGGAAGCAGAAACATTTTTTATGGGCTGTGGTCGCTCAGTTTTTTAATGTCGCAGCACAAGGCGGCACATGGGCATTCTTCATTAACTATGGAGTAGAGAAAATGCATCTTCAGGAAACAGAGGCTTCATATTACTTCTCCTTAAGTATGGCGATGATGATGATTGGACGATTTATCGGGACCTTCTTAATGAAATATATTGCACCCAACAAAGTATTGGCCATTTTTACGTCCTGCAATATTGTACTTTGTTTAATAATTTCTCAAAGCTTCGGATGGGTTTCCTTCATTAGTTTAATTCTGTTAAACTTTTTCTTAAGTGTAATGTATCCCACCATTTTCAGTTTAGGATTGAAAAAATTAGGCGGAAAAGTAGCGCAGGCTTCTTCATTTTTAGTTATGGCGATGTTCGGAGGAGCATTTTTCACGCCCATCATGGGAATCATTGCTGAAAAAGATGTAGCCCATTCTTTTCTTTTGCCTATTATATGTTATGTTATCATTGTTTTATTTGCTTTAAAGTTTTATAAACCTAAAACTTCCCGTTAA
- a CDS encoding carbohydrate kinase family protein: protein MINENPYVVCFGEVLWDIFPQGSKAGGAPFNAAYNIYKSGTDVKMLSRVGNDELGSKLLKQIEGWGLTTEYIQIDEEKPTSTVVAKIDEHNEATYDIINHVAWDYIEFLPEHESLISNAEAFVFGSLSARNEKTRETLFKLLELARLKIFDVNFRPPFIDINLIKELLHKADIVKMNKAEMKQIMQFLSEEYKSEDESAAYIQNHFNIKEIVLTKGSKGARYFVENHNYGFTAVPITIVDTVGSGDSFLAGFISKRIQNKSPEEIMTEAISLGAFITSKAGACPDYTKEEFQKFKVNNEI from the coding sequence ATGATAAATGAAAATCCATATGTAGTATGTTTTGGGGAAGTTCTTTGGGATATTTTCCCTCAGGGTTCAAAAGCAGGAGGGGCGCCTTTCAATGCTGCCTATAATATTTACAAATCCGGAACCGATGTAAAAATGTTGAGCAGAGTCGGAAACGACGAACTCGGAAGTAAATTATTGAAGCAGATAGAAGGGTGGGGGCTTACAACAGAATATATCCAGATTGATGAGGAAAAACCGACTAGCACTGTGGTTGCAAAAATTGATGAGCATAACGAAGCAACCTACGACATCATTAATCATGTCGCCTGGGATTATATAGAGTTTTTACCTGAGCACGAATCATTAATCTCTAATGCAGAAGCTTTTGTATTCGGAAGTTTGTCGGCCAGAAACGAAAAAACGAGAGAAACCCTTTTCAAATTGCTTGAATTGGCCAGACTTAAAATATTTGATGTGAATTTCCGTCCGCCATTTATTGATATTAATTTAATTAAAGAGCTTCTTCATAAAGCCGACATTGTAAAAATGAACAAAGCAGAGATGAAGCAGATTATGCAATTTTTAAGCGAAGAATATAAAAGTGAGGACGAAAGTGCAGCCTATATTCAGAACCACTTTAATATTAAGGAGATTGTTCTCACAAAAGGAAGCAAGGGAGCGAGGTATTTTGTGGAGAATCATAATTACGGCTTCACGGCAGTACCTATTACCATTGTGGATACGGTGGGCAGTGGAGATTCTTTTCTTGCAGGGTTTATTTCCAAAAGAATTCAGAATAAAAGTCCTGAAGAGATTATGACAGAAGCTATTTCTCTGGGAGCATTTATTACTTCAAAAGCCGGAGCATGCCCCGATTATACTAAGGAGGAATTTCAAAAATTTAAAGTTAACAATGAAATTTAA